From the Scatophagus argus isolate fScaArg1 chromosome 21, fScaArg1.pri, whole genome shotgun sequence genome, one window contains:
- the ube2d1b gene encoding ubiquitin-conjugating enzyme E2 D1b isoform X3 produces the protein MGPGDSPYQGGVFFLTIHFPTDYPFKPPKVAFTTKIYHPNINSNGSICLDILRSQWSPALTVSKVLLSICSLLCDPNPDDPLVPDIAHIYKNDKDKYNRLAKECTQKYAM, from the exons ATGGGACCA GGTGACAGTCCTTATCAAGGAGGAGTTTTCTTTCTCACAATCCACTTCCCCACTGACTACCCTTTCAAGCCACCAAAG gtAGCATTTACAACAAAGATTTATCACCCAAATATAAACAGCAATGGGAGTATCTGTTTGGATATTCTACGGTCACAGTGGTCTCCAGCACTAACAGTGTCTAAAG TTTTATTGTCCATATGTTCATTGCTTTGTGACCCAAACCCAGATGACCCCTTAGTTCCAGACATAGCACACATCTACAAGAACGACAAAGACAA ataCAACAGACTAGCAAAAGAATGTACCCAAAAGTATGCCATGTAG